From the Dethiosulfovibrio russensis genome, the window CGAAGAAATCATGGACCAGGTCGAGTGATCCGATTCGCTGTCTAGGGATAGACCCTGGAATAGGTCGGATGGGCTTTGGGGTAGTTGAGCAAATCGGGAGTAAATACAGGGCCTGTTCCTTCGGGTGTCTGGAAACCCCTCCCGATATGTCGGTACCTCAAAGGCTCGACGAGCTTTACAGAGGGTTGAGGGAGCAGATAAACGGCTGCTCCCCTCATTTTATGGCAGTGGAAAAACTGTATTTCGGGAGAAATACTACTACGGCTGAAAACGTATGGCAGGCCAGAGGAGTCGCTCTGCTTGTGGGAGCTCAAA encodes:
- the ruvC gene encoding crossover junction endodeoxyribonuclease RuvC → MRCLGIDPGIGRMGFGVVEQIGSKYRACSFGCLETPPDMSVPQRLDELYRGLREQINGCSPHFMAVEKLYFGRNTTTAENVWQARGVALLVGAQNDLFVLEPKPSEAKITVCGDGRAEKSQVQRMVQVILSLKEIPRPDDAADALAIALAGLALLPTSTIGRR